A genomic window from Zalophus californianus isolate mZalCal1 chromosome 13, mZalCal1.pri.v2, whole genome shotgun sequence includes:
- the PDCL gene encoding phosducin-like protein isoform X1: protein MTTLDDKLLGEKLQYYYSSSEGEDSDREGKDGGGAALARSSTPADAELAGEGISINTGPKGVINDWRRFKQLETEQREEQCREMERLVKKLSMTCRSHLDEEEEQHKQKDLQEKISGKMTLKEFAMMNEDQDDEEFLQRYRKQRMEEMRQQLHKGPQFKQVFEIPSGEGFLDMIDKEQKSTLIMVHIYEDGIPGTEAMNGCMICLAAEYPAVKFCRVKSSVIGASSRFTRNALPALLIYKGGELIGNFVRVTDQLGEDFFAVDLEAFLQEFGLLPEKEVLVLTSVCNSATCHSEDSDLEID, encoded by the exons ATGACGACCCTGGATGATAAGTTGCTGGGGGAGAAGCTGCAGTACTACTACAGCAGCAGTGAGGGCGAGGACAGCGACCGTGAGGGCAAGGACGGCGGCGGGGCTGCACTGGCCCGTAGTTCGACGCCTGCAGATGCTGAGTTGGCAGGCGAAGGCATCTCAATTAACACAG GTCCAAAAGGGGTGATAAATGACTGGCGCCGCTTCAAACAGCTGGAgacagagcagagggaagagcagtgCCGGGAGATGGAAAGGCTAGTCAAGAAGCTGTCAATGACCTGCAGGTCCCATCTGGATGAAGAGGAGGAGCAACACAAGCAGAAGGACCTCCAGGAGAAGATCAGTGGGAAG ATGACTCTGAAGGAGTTTGCCATGATGAATGAGGACCAAGATGACGAAGAGTTCCTCCAGCGGTACCGGAAGCAGAGAATGGAAGAGATGCGGCAGCAGCTTCACAAAGGGCCCCAGTTCAAGCAGGTTTTTGAGATCCCCAGCGGAGAAGGGTTTTTAGACATGATTGATAAAGAGCAGAAAAGCACCCTCATCATGGTCCATATTTATGAGGATGGCATTCCGGGGACCGAAGCCATGAATGGCTGCATGATTTGCCTTGCTGCCGAGTACCCAGCCGTCAAATTCTGCCGGGTGAAGAGCTCGGTTATTGGGGCCAGCAGTCGCTTCACCAGGAacgccctccctgccctgctgatCTACAAGGGGGGTGAATTGATTGGCAATTTTGTTCGTGTCACTGACCAGCTGGGGGAAGATTTCTTTGCTGTGGACCTTGAAGCTTTTCTACAGGAATTTGGATTGCTCCCTGAAAAGGAAGTCTTGGTGCTGACGTCTGTGTGTAACTCTGCCACCTGTCACAGTGAGGATAGTGATTTGGAAATAGATTGA
- the PDCL gene encoding phosducin-like protein isoform X2 produces MISCWGRSCSTTTAAVRARTATVRARTAAGLHWPVVRRLQMLSWQAKASQLTQLETEQREEQCREMERLVKKLSMTCRSHLDEEEEQHKQKDLQEKISGKMTLKEFAMMNEDQDDEEFLQRYRKQRMEEMRQQLHKGPQFKQVFEIPSGEGFLDMIDKEQKSTLIMVHIYEDGIPGTEAMNGCMICLAAEYPAVKFCRVKSSVIGASSRFTRNALPALLIYKGGELIGNFVRVTDQLGEDFFAVDLEAFLQEFGLLPEKEVLVLTSVCNSATCHSEDSDLEID; encoded by the exons ATGATAAGTTGCTGGGGGAGAAGCTGCAGTACTACTACAGCAGCAGTGAGGGCGAGGACAGCGACCGTGAGGGCAAGGACGGCGGCGGGGCTGCACTGGCCCGTAGTTCGACGCCTGCAGATGCTGAGTTGGCAGGCGAAGGCATCTCAATTAACACAG CTGGAgacagagcagagggaagagcagtgCCGGGAGATGGAAAGGCTAGTCAAGAAGCTGTCAATGACCTGCAGGTCCCATCTGGATGAAGAGGAGGAGCAACACAAGCAGAAGGACCTCCAGGAGAAGATCAGTGGGAAG ATGACTCTGAAGGAGTTTGCCATGATGAATGAGGACCAAGATGACGAAGAGTTCCTCCAGCGGTACCGGAAGCAGAGAATGGAAGAGATGCGGCAGCAGCTTCACAAAGGGCCCCAGTTCAAGCAGGTTTTTGAGATCCCCAGCGGAGAAGGGTTTTTAGACATGATTGATAAAGAGCAGAAAAGCACCCTCATCATGGTCCATATTTATGAGGATGGCATTCCGGGGACCGAAGCCATGAATGGCTGCATGATTTGCCTTGCTGCCGAGTACCCAGCCGTCAAATTCTGCCGGGTGAAGAGCTCGGTTATTGGGGCCAGCAGTCGCTTCACCAGGAacgccctccctgccctgctgatCTACAAGGGGGGTGAATTGATTGGCAATTTTGTTCGTGTCACTGACCAGCTGGGGGAAGATTTCTTTGCTGTGGACCTTGAAGCTTTTCTACAGGAATTTGGATTGCTCCCTGAAAAGGAAGTCTTGGTGCTGACGTCTGTGTGTAACTCTGCCACCTGTCACAGTGAGGATAGTGATTTGGAAATAGATTGA
- the LOC113934183 gene encoding olfactory receptor 1K1, whose product MTDRACVFAETSLWLRMSASLHGTVRDSCREIQTGSKMGDVKTSCHLAAASVCASFSQRGKTSPGLDAANESSEGGPLILLGLTTSPGPRRPLFMLFLGLCVASILGNGLIVAAIRASPALHAPMYFLLAHLSFADLCFISVTVPKMLANLLAHDRSISLAGCLTQMYFFFALGVTDSCLLAAMAYDRYVAIRRPLRYATGMSRAVCTALLGTAWLVSHLHSLLHILLMARLSSCASHRVPHFFCDHQPLLRLSCSDTRHIQLLIFTEGAAVVVTPFLLILASYGAIAAVVLRLPSASGRLRAASTCGSHLAVVGLFYGTVIAVYFQPTSRYEAEQGRVATVMYTVGTPLLNPVIYSLQNRDAQGALRDLFTGRRISVVDS is encoded by the exons ATGACGGATCGTGCCTGTGTGTTTGCAGAGACCAGCCTGTGGCTGCGCATGTCTGCAAGCCTGCACGG AACTGTTCGAGATTCCTGCCGTGAGATTCAGACGGGGTCGAAAATGGGAGACGTTAAAACAAGTTGCCATCTGGCAGCTGCATCTGTCTGTGCAAGTTTCTCCCAAAGG GGGAAAACCAGCCCAGGCCTGGATGCTGCCAATGAGTCTTCAGAGGGAGGCCCATTGATCCTTTTGGGACTGACAACAAGTCCTGGACCGCGGCGCCCTCTCTTCATGCTATTCTTGGGCCTGTGTGTGGCAAGCATCCTGGGCAATGGACTCATTGTGGCCGCCATCCGGGCCAGTCCAGCCCTGCACGCACCCATGTACTTCCTGCTGGCCCATCTGTCCTTTGCTGACCTCTGCTTTATCTCCGTCACTGTACCCAAGATGTTGGCCAACTTGTTGGCCCACGACCGCTCCATCTCCCTAGCTGGCTGCCTGACCCAGATGTACTTCTTCTTTGCCCTGGGTGTAACTGATAGCTGTCTCCTGGCCGccatggcctatgaccgctaCGTGGCCATCCGACGCCCTCTCCGCTATGCCACAGGGATGTCCCGGGCCGTGTGCACAGCCCTGCTGGGGACCGCATGGCTGGTGTCCCACCTCCACTCCCTCCTGCATATCCTGCTTATGGCCCGCCTGTCCTCCTGTGCCTCCCACCGAGTGCCCCACTTCTTCTGTGACCACCAGCCTCTCTTAAGGCTCTCCTGCTCTGACACCCGCCACATCCAGCTGCTCATCTTCACTGAGGGCGCCGCAGTGGTGGTCACTCCCTTCCTGCTCATTCTGGCCTCCTATGGGGCCATTGCAGCTGTGGTGCTCCGGCTGCCCTCAGCATCTGGGAGGCTCCGGGCTGCATCCACCTGTGGCTCCCACCTGGCAGTGGTCGGCCTTTTCTACGGGACAGTCATCGCAGTCTACTTCCAGCCCACATCCCGGTATGAGGCAGAGCAGGGCCGTGTGGCCACTGTCATGTACACCGTAGGCACCCCCCTGCTAAACCCTGTCATCTACAGCCTCCAGAACCGCGATGCGCAGGGCGCACTCCGAGACCTTTTCACTGGACGAAGGATCTCAGTTGTTGACTCCTAA